Part of the Musa acuminata AAA Group cultivar baxijiao chromosome BXJ2-7, Cavendish_Baxijiao_AAA, whole genome shotgun sequence genome is shown below.
CCATCAAAATCCAGTTGATCTCTGGGATGTATATCTGACCATGTATTTTGGATGATGTATGCACTATCTTCACCCTAGGAAAGCATCCCAAGGCAGAGCACTGTTTAATGATTGAGAAAGTACCCGTAATAACTGCTTGGCTTCCCACCACAGCAGCAAGAATAGCAATTGCCAGGACTGGCCATCTTATCCTCTCTATCAAAGAAAATTACAAGTGAATCATGCAAAATCAAGCATTACGATGATTACTGATCCCGAGAGCAATTTCAACCTAACATAGAAGGTAACTACCTGGTACAGATACATAAAATCCAATTCGGTAATCAGTTTGGATGATGTGATGCTGAGAGAGATAAGCAGCTTGTCCCATATAAGCCAGGAGCAAGGATGGGTATACCACAGAAGTAAAGGCAATCTGTACAAGTGTCGTTTCATTAGAGAGCTAGAGTGGGTGACCCAGGCCACAAATCACTTTGAGCAAGATTATTAAAGCAATTTTTATTAGAATAATCTAAAACGCAGCATTCTATCTTGATACCATATAATGATAAAGTATTATGTAGGATGGAAAATAAGGTGTTACAACCACCACATATCAAGATTGCATCATTTTAACATAtttcaacaaaaaataaattagttAACAGCAGAATCTTATGATCAACTCGGTTGTGATCATTTTGGCTGGCATAGGGCACAAGGTTCTACCCAATATAGCCTTAAGCCAGTGCACTTCAATCCCATTTAATTTTTAACTCTTCTTAGTTAAATACTATATACTTTTCTCAATCCAATTTTTTTCCATTATTCTAGATCATAATGAGTAAAAAATCACCATACGCCATAAACCAGAAACGTCTGATGGTCTACAAAATCAAGCAAGCAATGTTTCACCACTCAAGTAAAATCAAGAACATTATGAGAAGGAAACAAACTTATAGAATTAACAAACATGCATGTTCACCAACAATAATCCAGATCCATTCTCTCTTTTTTCCTGTACCTTTATTGACAACGGTGAGAAATGTCCCAGATCAGCAAACATAGCTTCGGAACCTACAATAAAGTAGAGAATGTAGATTCAAGCATAACAAGATTTATTTCCACAAATGAGCAACTTCGACAAACCTGTTATGCATAGCAGAATTCCACCCAGTGACATCCAGCCTCCTCTTTGGGTCTTCTTCAAGAAGTTGTACATATAAAAGGGGGAGAAGGCCCGATATACACGTGGATTCCAATAGAATATATTGTACACACCAATGACGCTAATGCATAATAGCCAGAGCATAACAATTGGCGCAAACAGGAACCCTAGTCGGTGAGTACCATAATGTTGCAAAGCAAACAAGCAGACCAATATGAGACATGCGATAGGAACCTCGACATCTGGAAATTGAGAACTGATATATCAGAAAAAGTATTTAACATCAACAACTAAGAAAACAATGACCAAATAGCCAGTGTATAAAAACCACCTCGATTAGTTTACCACTGAAGATTACATAGCAACTACTTTCCAGTCGCATTAGAGATTCGAGAACATTTTTCTCTATTATGATATATTAGCTAATTAACTAATTTACTACTAGAATACACAGTAATAGTTACTTCCAATCTCATTAGAACTTAATACTTCACTAGCATAAATATCATATAGCTACTAGATGCAAGTGTTTTAAGTATTGCTACATTTCAACGAGCCATAGACTGCTTTATCGTACAGTAGATGGGGAAAGGATGAGCATAATGGATGAAAGATTTCAACTTTAAAAGTTAAGGAGAAATATATGGAGTAGCAACTGAGATGGTACAAGCTTGTCTAATGATAATCTTAGAAGGCTATAAGCTGCTATGTTATATTTAACATCGTTAACTTTAGATAGCACGATGAGAATAATATACTCTAGGTCAATAACAAACATTATGGAAAAGCTCAAGGTCTCAAACAAATGGACGTGATTAGACAAAATTCCAGTGAAAAAAGAAGTTTATTGTTGATTAATAATAAAACAGCAATATGCATCAGATTATTCTAACGAAAACATAATAGGTGAaccataaaaaacaaaaaaattggaAAAAAAACATAACGAGTCTTTTCTAATTGATACAGAAATTATATGACAAGAAATACTGTTGAATTTTGCAGCCATAGATGATTAGTCAGAAGGCAAAGAACTTGTGTGCCAATTTCATCCACAGCCTAAACACAGTATGATAAATAAGAAGTTACACAGAGAAGAGAAGAGCACTATCCAATGGCAGCTACATCTGTCCATCTACATCTAGTTCTTGTAAACATAGCATCTGTGTAAAAAATATCTGTATTACAGAATAATTTCCTTACATTTGTGATGTTCCTTGGACATAGCAAGCTCAAGTCCTGAGACTGCCGAGAAAACTGTCGATGTCAAAGACAATATCAGATCAAAGAAGCGAACAAATTTACcactaaaagaataaaaaaaaaaagaagacaggGAACAAGGTACAACCAGAGATTGCAGGAGTGAGGATACCATCAGCAATAACCATGCAAGTGCCAATCAATGCAAGAATCAGCAGCATAAGCTGCAGCGCATGATGCTTCTCCAGTAGTCTCTTCACAATCGATGCAGCAGCACCACCACCAGAGGCAGTACTATCTTTTTTCTTATAGGCTGAGAGCTCCACATCAACTAGCTGGCCACTTGGCAAGAAACCAAAGCTCCCGTGGCGGCACAGGAGCGAGTAGAGAGCAAATGTGCCACCTTCACCATTGTCGTCAGCTCGGAGCACTACGAAGACATACTTGAGGAGAGGGATGAGGGTGAGGGTCCAGAAAACAAAGGAGAGCACGCCGTAGATCTCGTCATTGCTCTCCGTGTGCTCGATATCATCGGCGAAGGTGCTCTTGTAGACGTACAGTGGCGAAGTGCTGAGGTCCCCATAGACTACTCCGAGGCTTTGGTAGGCCAGCATCAGAACTGACCTCCAAGATTGTTTCTGCAATCCAAAAGGGAAACAAAATCTTCCTCCTTTGAACACAAAATCCCCTCAAAATCTGAACTTTCAATATGAACTAATCAAATTATACAATCCAAAGCATTTATGTTAGCTTAAAACCAACGAAAAACTTAAAAATCTTAACTTCAACAATGGGAGAGAAAAGTCTGTAAACCAATTAGAACTCCCAACTCGGAAGCAGGAATCcattacaaacatcaaaatccagAGCTTAACGTAAAAGAAGTAGGCAAACTACCACAGATAACAGAAGCTCTATCGCGTCCTACGAGTCGCAATCCCTAGAAACCAACTCTTATGTCCAAACTTTggtacaagaaaaaaaatgagaACTTTCGACATCACAATCTTAAAAATCTAGACTTTAATCCGGAAGCAAACGCCAACCCACCTTGATAGTTCGGGAACGCTGTCCCCTTTCGAGATCCATTGCCAAGCGAGCACAACCTCACACACCCATGGTTATTTTTCCCACGGCAGTCGAAGCTGCAGAAGAGATGCACAGTAGCAGACAAAAGGGATTAGGCTTCAATTCTTTATGCAGATGCGAGAAGGTGGCAAATGGGAGTAAGCTTGAGAATCCAAGGGCGGATATATCGAAGAAGGAAACACTGAGGGATTAGGAGGAGATTAGAATATTATTATTACAGCCCTGTTAGCTCTACTTCTTTGGGCTCTGCTGTTCTTGCTCCTCTTCAGCCACAAGACTTTTTTGTCCTATTAATAAACAGAAAAAAaagtctctcttttttttttttctctgggaGCTTCTCAAACCTCAACACAAAGtaggagagagatagagagagagatagagagagaaagagagagagggagggaggtggATGGTTTGGTGGCCAATTGAGGTGAGGGAAACAGAGGGATTAAGCTGAAAAAGGCAGTGGTTTTACTTGTGGGGGTGATGAAAGGGAGAGATTATAGGCCAAGGTGTTTGTTTATGAAGGAAAGGTGATAGCTTGGTGCTCCTTTTGGTGCAAGTGGGAATTGACTTATCAAAGGGACAAATGCCCCTGACATCACCCAAACAAAGGAGGGATGACCACTACCTGCTTGCCTTTTGGTTTGAACAAATCAATATCCATTCCACACCTTTTGATTTGTCTAATCAATCATCAACCTCCTAAAGACTACAAGTAAATTGCAGCCACCTTTTTTTCCTTTCTCTGCAAGAAACTGGGATTTATTGGATGACACATCTCACATGACTTTTTGTGGTTTGAATCATAAATCTCTGTAAAGGTGGATTAAGGGAAATGAATCTTTCCAGGAGCAAAAAAGACAAGTACAAGTTTCCTTTGTGACCAAGTGAATTTTATTTAAGAATATCCATAGATTGCATATGTTGGAAAGCTTGTAGAGGTTAGATTATATCAATTAATTTGTCATTTTAGCATGTGAATCAATTTCTATATCTTTAATATTAAGTTGTCATCCATGGATGCACTCTTTGTTTGTGGTGTTAATGTACAGAAGAAGACCAAGAAGAACAGCAAGATGGAAATAGTCAATTTAGGGGGTTTTGCTATTCATTTGAATTATAATCTCGGTAATCATATTTTCAACAGAGAATCAAATCCAATTCCCATCATATTCTCAGTACAGACCAAAAAAAGGGAGCAATTTGAGTCTGCATTGTGGTGTTCTTCATGAGCTAAATTAAACCTTTAAGAGACATGATACACCTAATCTCATTTCCTTTTTCTAAAGCACATCCTGTGTCTTTGGTTTAGCACATGATTTGAAAACAGTGGAAGAACACAAATCAAATTATGCTTCCATTGGATTTCTATAGTGTGGAGACTTGGATTTAACATTAAACAACTTCCAACAGCTACTTTGAACTTGATAGGGTCATCATATTGTCTCTTTAGATAACTCCAATTGACAGGTGCTTCAAGCCAACAAAAACAAGAGTGAGATACACTGTCAAGTAACCTAACCTATACCTATGAACAAGTTGACATTTGTAATTCTTGTTACCTAATAATAATTAGCCCCACAGAATATTTTTTGACTGCTTTAATACTCAAAACAGTTCCTACAGAAAAGCCATGGTCTTATCAGTTGGGTGAGAATGATGTGATTACTGATAGGATGTCAGTGGATAGCATAAATATTTGGTTGGCTGTCTACCCACCAATCCAAGAGGGAACTATGGATTGTTCTCATTATATTCTTGTCTACATTTATCCAATCTTACACCTTGAAAAGATAATTAGAGAAATAATATAGTAACAGGACATCTATCGAGCTAAAAAAGCTGTGTATATATATGAATCTACCAATCTTTTCTTGTGGCCAATAGCTAATACACAGAATTTTCTGCAGTGGACAAGCTTATCTGAGTTCAGCTTTTGTGAATCGGATGGGTGGCTTTGTATTCTTTCAAGCTGAGTCTTTGAATCATTCCTTTGTTTCAACTGGTTAAGTAAAAAGTTGCAGGATAAGCTCAGGCCACTAAACAAATCCACCACCAGATCTGAAGAAAGGGTGCAGTAGTAAGCCTGCCTGCATGCGCACTAAACACCATTAGGTTAGTCTTCAAGAAACTTTTGTTGCTGCTTTTGTCTTTATTTTAGTAtatgctgtgtgtgtgtgtgtttgggtTTTGATGTATTGTGTCTAATACATGGATCCATTAACATCCATCCTTTGAAACCTTATGGATCATTTGGTAGTATAGTTCTTGCAGGTTCTTTACTGCTAATTCTCAGAAAGCTCTATAGACAAGTCACATGATATGTAGAGCAGCTTAGTTTAAGGTCATCATCTGCAGACATGGAGTTTTGAGGATTCGGATCCATGCATGCATCTGATCCATATCACTGCCATGAAAACTGGATGTTAGCTAATGTCCAATGATAAGAGATCATTTGGTTTATCATTCATACGGTCCGTATCCGTACGGTTTTGTCCTTTGTGAATTCTAAAAAATATCTTTAAGAGTAAGAAAGACCTAACGAACTTATGAGTCATTGATTCTGATACTCCTCAAtcaatatgagattaaatgatcTTATCATCGAGCATAGTCAATTGCACGAGCCAAGAAAGTCGaactaagaatcaaatatcttctttgggGCATCGATTTTCTCCAACAAATGTGACCTTTCGAACAGTGACTTCTCATGTTACAGTGACTTGAAACCAACAGCATTTCTTCCTCCACAGGCATCTCTTTTTTTGTTTCTGGAAGGGCtctacaaacatctctttgggtctTGAAGAAATAATAAGGGAGTATTCTTCAGTGTTTTAATGCATATATTTATATAGTCAACTCTGTGATTAGGTCAAACTGAGACCTCCCTGCCCAGGCCTTCATCTTCTCAACTTGCATGTCTGCTAAAGCAGAAGCCAACTATGGCTCTCCTCTTGCAACCCACCACATGACATCCACTGGTTTCAGACTCTTCAGCCATGGCTTCACTCTGTGAGGTCTATTGCCTCCATCTGGTGGGACCTCCCTGCCATGCTCAAGATGACCTCATGCAGAGAGTTCCTTCCCCATACCCATACCCCAGCATGGCCACTGCAGGTCCTCCAGCCTTTACATCACAAAAGAGGACAAGAGAGCTTCTTGCACTTGACCCATTTAGGCTTCTGTAACATCAAGCTCCTCTGGTGGGCCATCCCAGTGGAGGGACCTACACAGCCATGTCTCCATTTGCTTGGTGGCTGCCAAGTGTTGCAGGTGATCAATGTCCAGCTGCCATAATCAACAATGGTGGCCACCAACCATGCCATATGATGATTGGGTTTGGTGCTAACTACAAGAAGGAAATTAGGTTCTTGTCCATAATTTGGCCTCCCTTTGATTAAGCCTATAGAAAGCCATCAATTCTAGTGGTGAAAAATAATATCCATGCATCATCAATCATGAATTGACTAATTCtttatgcctttttttttttttttttgggctagaccatcatcatcatcatcatcatagtcAAACAATCAATcaagatataaaatatatttataatattataaaaaaatatataatatagtgAAAAAGATAATAGACATATTCTTCATcattatattatcataaataaatttttttaaatatatatataataaatttgagACTCAAACGATTCCATTAATCGATCGATCTGATCTAAGTTTTGCGACTATGATCATGAGTCACTCATCGATCGAACCATGCATGAGCCTCATCTTATCTATCGTCAACCGACAGAGGATCGACGGTTCATTTTAGGTCTGAATCGATGGCGGGTCTCCTCTTCCTTGTGTATCTACGTAGTCTCCTATGACTGCTTGATAAGAGACCACGTTTATCCACTTGGAAGAACGGCTCCTGTACGGTCTAGTTTGACTCCGTCGCAATTAGCTGGCTCTATATAGATTTTATTGCGCAGGATCTGCCGACAGATCCACTTAGATTCCGTCATCCACCACGACGACCTCTCATTTGTCGGCTGTCCTCATCACGCATCCGATGGCGGAAGCAAAGCACCCAAGACGAAAACACTGGGTGTAAGCCAGTTGACTTGGTCAACTAATATGGGTCCCTTACCCCGCGGCCAGTAAGAAGGCTCAGACGGTCGTATCCTGCTTGAGCAATTACATGTCAGCCGCGACCGGATTCAATTCCGTCGTCGTCACCGCCCGTGTTATCTTTGTTGCGCTATGATGGGTGGATGGTAAGGGATGCAGCTGAGCCCGGTTCTTCGGAAGGAGCCATGCACGTTCCTGAGGAAGAAGGCTACTTCTTCTCTGGTGGGTATTGAATCATGGGACACCATGACCGCTCACCCACTCTTATTGTCGTCTTGCGATTACCTGTTTCGTGTGGTTTAGGGTTCCAAGTTGAAGTACGAACAAGCAATCCAATCTCATCATCCATGGCCACGAAGCAGACAGGCATCTTAGTCTGAAAAATCCAAATCTTTCATAGATATTTTTTGTCTATTTTTGAATCGCAGAAGACAAAAAGATTCCACGTTGAAACAGCCTTAGCCATGAGAAATCTTTCAAGGGATACATCTTTGCTACCAAGGAAGAATCTTGTATTTAGCTCTGGCTGTTTGCCCCCACCGAAAGAAATATGACAGGGAGCATCTTCTAGATATCTTGGTTGAGATCAACCAGGCAACAAGTAGCACAACAACATAATTGAGATGATGCCATGGACTTCTTACTAAGATGATAATGAGTCTAGTATACAGCTCATACCATGTATGTCATACCGACCTGAATAATGTTCATGTGAGGAACACTCAAATTGGCTGCTCCTGCCCGGCAATTCCTCCTCAAGAATGCATAGAAGTAGTTTATGACGAGCTTCTTCCAGAACCAGGACTCCTTTCTTGCCCTCACATCTCCATGGGCCAACAGATATGTGAATCCAGAATCCATTGCTTCTCTTAGAGCCGAAAGTTCATATTCCAAACTGGGATCTTCGTCGGAAGTGATAGAGCTTGACGGAAGCAATGAAACTCCTGCTTCAGAAGTAGCGCGACTTCTACGGATTCCTGTATCAGATAACAGTGGAATTTGCAGTTCATCAACTCCACTCGGTGCAGCGGAATCTTGGGACCTTACAGACTCGTGATCATGCTCGATGTCGATTGGACTCGTCTCCAAAGCAAGCTCTTGAGCCTCCCTTCTCAAAAACTTCTCAAGGCTCTCCACCAAGAGCTGCTCAAAATTGTGGTGGTCTTCCTTCCGGATATCCTTGTATCCATAACGGGCAACGCAACGGAACATATGGTAGTCCTTCTGGCAGACTCTCCGAAACAAGAACCTTTCCTCTTGGGGGACAACCGGAACAGGGACATACTTGATGCAGACAAAAACGATGGTGGAATGAATTGCAGGGAGGGTAAGCAGAAACTGTCCaaatattgaaggaatgccttggACTAGCTCATTGTACACAAGTCCGATGCCAGGGACCCTAATGGAGCCAAGGGTGGATCCAAGCTCAACGATGAAGTCCATGGATATCTTCTCTCGAATCTCACTCTGATACTTCAACACACTTCCATAGTTCCAGGTGTACATGACACATAGAAAGCAGGTAGCAAAAGCGAGAGGCAGCCAGCCGCCTTCCATTATCTTGGAAAGAACTGCACATAGGTAAATAAACTCCACTGTACCAAATACGGCGGGAAAACATAGAGCAATAAACAGATTGGTTTGCCATATAAGGAGCATCACTAGTGTCACCAATGAAGTGCTCACCATCATCACCAGAACCTCCGCAATGCCTATAGAAAGAACCTAATCAGTCATTCAGCTCCACTATTTGCATTAATTTATCAAAACATCAAGAAATTACATGAATTACATAGGTCATCTATGAGATGGAAATTGACAATATGGCCAAGAGAGAGGTGAAAAAATAAAGATGGAAAGAGAACATGAAGAATCCAGCAAtaactaattaaaaattataaataaatatataattgtaCAGGAAATTTTGAAAAGGTGCTTCTTAACAAGAAGATAAAAAGTCTAGTTACCATAGGCATTGGCGATGTCTGTGGTATTCCGGAAAGTAGCAACAACTATTATGCACATAATCATCAGGAACCAGTTGATGACAGGAATATAGATCTGACCCATGAATTTCCTGGATGTATGGATAATCTTAATCCTGGGAAAGCAACCAAGGGCCATGGATTGATTTATGCAGGAAAACGTTGCTGAAATCATGGCCTGACTGGCAATCATGGCCGCGAGCGTGGCAATGACAAAGACTGGCCAGAATAAAATATCTATACAACAAATTGACATCAAATAATGTGTAAGCCAGTTACAAGTTAAATCTTTGGACTAGAAAATTAATCTTTAATTTGACTAAGATTGAATAGTATAGAGAAGGCTCACCTGGGACAGAATCATAAAAGATTCCTTCCACTGAAAATGGATGTTTCATCAAATACGCAGCTTGGCCCATGTACGCCAAAAGAAGACATGGAAATACGGTAGATGTGAAGGCTATCTGCACATACAGTAGGAGTTAGTGGATAAAAACTGTCTTAATTGCAGGGGTCGATCACGGCATCACCCTAAAGAAAGATAACTGTGATAAACCTGTATAGACTTTACAGAGAAATGGCCCAGGTCAGCAAACATTGCTTCAGCTCCTACAAACATGAAGCAAAAGGAAATTCCATGAAATATACATAATATGTCAAAGCAGAGGTCAGAAGCTAGTCAAAATACATTTAGCTGGTAATAAAGCTAAAAAAAGCACTAGGGAGGTAGGAAAAGTTCTCTCAACACAATGTATATGCCTACCACAGCCACAGAAAAAAACATAAAGCACAATCACGTATATTATATCTTTTGGTTATTTGCACTGTAACGAGTATTGCATCAGGTGCTTTCATCAATGCAGTACCCAAAAAAAAACACAAGATGCATGGAAACATATTAAATCATTCAGATCTATTTACGAAAGGCATCCCTGGCATTGACgattattcattaaataattaagTTTCCTTAGATCTTCCTCTTACTGCAGCTGACTCAATGTGGTGCTTATCATTTAACCAAGGAATGTCGAAACTTTAAACTATCTGGATCTACAGTAGCAGTCAGCTCATTGATACTCCATGGTACATTGCCTTtctcaattttctttttgtctgtgTCAAGATGGCGGTACCATGTTGTCACGGCCTTCCGCTGTATCACGCCAAGTGGTGTGCCAGTGTTCTGTAAGCACAACTTTAGCTCACTCTCACCATAATATATCACAATTTTGATTACACTCCTTGAGGGCGAGCGTCGACACCACGGTCAAGGAAATAAACTCGTTACTTAAAAATAAGGGTAAGACTGCCTTCCCAGCCCTTGTATCAATGAGAGACTTATAAACTAAGCaactatttttattttgaatattctCCTTGCACTACATGAACTAAATAATCTTTAATGACGACAAAACAAACAAATTATTCTTGAGTTCCCATTTTTTTATCTTAGGCTGTTAAGATAATACTAGATCTACCTACAAGATATTCTAATACAATCAAAACAACTATGACTTATTAAGgccaaataataaaaataagcatATATGTTACTCATCAAAACTGACCTACCAAGTTGCTCTAAATTTTGACCACATGACTTTATTCAGCTTGGACATGATTATATTCTTCACAGGATGCATTAGGGGTATTACTAGCTTTGAGTTAGATTTAGCGTTAACGATAAACCTATCCTCAATCACTGTATCAGAAGTGTGATCTATGGTGTGAAGTGTAAGCCAATATCCTAAGTCATTATAATCCTCAATCACTATATCAGAAGTATGATCTATGGTGTGAAGTGTAAGACATTACCCTAAGTCATTTTATAATGTCTTCAAATCTAGATTACCCATAAAACTTAAAGATGTAAGTGATGTCGAGTCACTACACTCTTCATGGCTAATGGCTATACTTCCATTGAAGTACAACAAGCCTTAGCCACCCAAATCCGGATTAAGCCTTTTGGTAGAATTCTGGGGTTGGCGCACTTCCACATGCTTAAAATACGGTTGATGCACCGCCACATTAAAGTCCAAGTGACCGCACTCCTCTTTTACTTTCTTGCTCTTTACCCATCTATAGTCAATAAACCACACTAGCCAATGACAGAATTATCTGAAAACCAAATCTAGAGACTgaaatgttgagatttgattcatagttatctaggtagttatcatgatctagtagttatagggtgatttcaataactacctcaatcatgatctagtagctataaggtggtttcaataactgcctcaatcatgatctaataATTATAGGGTGGTTattactaggtcctataaataggaccatagttcatgaaacaAGGTATATAGAGAGTATGtacacttgggaatatcttgtaagtgttcttgtcaatcctcctgtttttaatactataatagtattctgttttttccttgctcctccatcccaatATGAAAACCACTTAGaagttaattattttaaatggttgatgattttAAAAGACTTACATGAAGTTAAGCTGGGTATGTGAACAAACAACGATTATACGCATTAATGTACAGAATCAGATTTCAGTTTCTTCTCATCTTTAGAAATTTCAACCAGTGTACTAGGATAATCAAATTAAACAAATTAGGAAAATAATATTGGACAAAAAAAATCCATAATGAAGTATTTGAAAAGaatcattaagaaaaaaaaaaggataattatCTGAAGTTATGTAGTTAAAGAAACCTGTGATGCACAGAACACAACCGCCAAGAGCAGACCATGCTTTAGTGCTGTTTCTCttgaaaaagaaatatatatatgctGGATTGAATGCTCTTAGAACAGAAATATCATACTTAAGTATGTTGTATATTCCAATGGACCCCAAACTGAAGAACCAAAGTGCCAAAATAGGAGCAAACAAGAAACCCACTTTGCCGGTCCCAAACCTTTGTATACTGAACAATACTACAAGAATTACAATTGAGAAAATGACCACGGCATCTGCAAGAAGAAATTAAAATATCATGAGTTGACACGAAATTGACAGTACTAACAATTTCAAGCTAAAAGGGAAAATATGGCACTGTAATGGCTTGTGCATGTTGGTTCAGATGCAACAAAAAACTGTCACCAACCTGTGTCGAATCCTGAAATTCTGCCTTGAAGACCGCTCACAGCAGACATAACTGCACAGGAAATGGCTATCAGATATAAACATTAACCAGAGTTTAGAAAGCATAACCACAGCCAAGGAACTAACCCCTACTAGTTAGAAATGAGAGAGCAACTACATGTGAGAAAAATAAACTGGAAAACTTATGTACCTGACATGGATGGAGTAAGAATGCCATCGCCAATTATCATAGAGGTACCCATCAGGACCAATAACAACAGAAGACGTTTTGAAAAAGAATTTTTCTCCAAGATTTCTTTTATGTATAGTGCTCTTTCTAGCTCTGGAGTAGGCAGCTTGAGCCTAAAGCTGGAGATATCTTCATCGGCACGCTGCTGATTTGGAAGTAGACTAACCTTGGCATATCTGCATATCAGTGAATACAATGCAAAAGTTCCTCCTGCAGGCACAGATGCAGTGAGTGTGGAACAATCAGAACAGAGTGTCTTTCTAATTGAAACATGATACATCACAAGCAtttcaaataataaataaatgtgtAAATATGATATTCTTTTTCTCAGATAAATAAATTGAATTCTGTAAATTAAACAGCTACATGTGAAGTTGTGAAAAGGCATAGAACTTTTCCAAAGTCTTTCAATACCTTCACCATTATCATTTGCTTTCAGCACTATAAAGATGTATTTTGCAAAAGGAATGAGTGCGATTGTGTACATCACCAAGGATAAGGCACCCAAAACATCAACCTCTGATTTAATTGGGACTTTGCTGAAGACATCACTAAAGACATATAAGGGACTCGTGCCCATGTCACCATAAACAACACCAAGAGTCTGAAATGCCATTGCAAGCGTGCTCCAGATTGAGATGTCCTGTTCGATTTGTAGTGAAAGAGTGAGAAAGCAAGACGAAGTTAGATTCC
Proteins encoded:
- the LOC135617622 gene encoding potassium transporter 23-like, whose translation is MEEGGIVEEASSARTVRWVDGSEVDSESPPWSIEEEALVLGPELQATLRRRLVKKARSVDSLDVEAMDIADAHKRREKDISIWSTLAMAFQTLGVVYGDMGTSPLYVFSDVFSKVPIKSEVDVLGALSLVMYTIALIPFAKYIFIVLKANDNGEGGTFALYSLICRYAKVSLLPNQQRADEDISSFRLKLPTPELERALYIKEILEKNSFSKRLLLLLVLMGTSMIIGDGILTPSMSVMSAVSGLQGRISGFDTDAVVIFSIVILVVLFSIQRFGTGKVGFLFAPILALWFFSLGSIGIYNILKYDISVLRAFNPAYIYFFFKRNSTKAWSALGGCVLCITGAEAMFADLGHFSVKSIQIAFTSTVFPCLLLAYMGQAAYLMKHPFSVEGIFYDSVPDILFWPVFVIATLAAMIASQAMISATFSCINQSMALGCFPRIKIIHTSRKFMGQIYIPVINWFLMIMCIIVVATFRNTTDIANAYGIAEVLVMMVSTSLVTLVMLLIWQTNLFIALCFPAVFGTVEFIYLCAVLSKIMEGGWLPLAFATCFLCVMYTWNYGSVLKYQSEIREKISMDFIVELGSTLGSIRVPGIGLVYNELVQGIPSIFGQFLLTLPAIHSTIVFVCIKYVPVPVVPQEERFLFRRVCQKDYHMFRCVARYGYKDIRKEDHHNFEQLLVESLEKFLRREAQELALETSPIDIEHDHESVRSQDSAAPSGVDELQIPLLSDTGIRRSRATSEAGVSLLPSSSITSDEDPSLEYELSALREAMDSGFTYLLAHGDVRARKESWFWKKLVINYFYAFLRRNCRAGAANLSVPHMNIIQVGMTYMV